The nucleotide sequence GGGCGTACGCCAATTGCTGCAGGAGATGGATTTTGACGATGATGACGAGCTGGTAATCCGTCGCAGTCTGTCGCGCCAGGGGAAAAACCGGGTGTACGTGAATGGTGCTATGGCAACCTTGGCCCAGTTACAGCAGTTGACGGCACCGATGCTGGCCATCTTCGGCCAACACGATCAACAACAATTACAGCGGGTGGAGAACCATCTACGCCTTCTGGACGGCTTTGGCCAGTGTCAGGAGCTTCTCGGCGACTATCAGCACCATTATCGTCAGTGGCTTACCCTGCAGAAGCAACTAGAAACCCTACAACAATCAGAGCGCGACCGTGCGGATCGCATTGATCTGCTCAGTTTTCAACATCAGGAAATTACTGCGGCGGCTCTGCAATCCGGCGAAGATGAGGAATTAGCTGCTGAACGGTTGCGCTTGCAGCACGCTGAGCGTCTTTATGCCGGCTGTCAGCAAGGTTATGAACGTCTTTATGCCGATCAGGGGGCGGTGTGCGAACAGCTCGGCTCTGTTAATCAGGTGCTCGAAGGGCTGGTCGAGGTTGAGCCGAAATTACTGGGGCCGGTTGAAGCCATGCGTGATGCCCTGTTTGGTTTGGAAGATGCCGCCGGCCAATTGCGTCAGCTTGCCGATGATGTTGTGTTCGATGAACAGCGCCAGGCTGAGGTGGAAGAACGTCTGGCCCTGATTACAACTCTGCAGCGCAAGTATCACGCCGAGATTGACGGAATTCTCGCCTATGCCGATGACATTGAGCAGGAGTTGGAACAGTTGCGCAACAGTGCGGCGACCATGGAGCAACTTGAAGCACAGATTGGCGAAGTTCACAGCCAGATGATGACCATGGGGCAGAAACTCACATCGCTGCGTCAGCAGGCTGCACAGAGCTTGAAGCAAGCCATGGAGGAGGAACTGGCCGGTCTGGCCATGGCCAATGCCTGCTTTGAAGCGCGGTTGACTACATGTGAAGCGGGTTTGTTAGGGCTGGAGAAGGCTGAGTTTTACTTTTCGGCCAACCCCGGTCAGGAGCCGCGCCCGTTGTCGTCAACAGCTTCGGGTGGTGAACTGTCACGCATTATGCTGGCACTGCGTAAAGTGGCGCCACGTGCCGACAGTCTGACGACCATGATTTTCGACGAAGTTGATGCCGGGATCGGTGGGGTTGCTGCCTCTGCCGTCGGTGAACGGTTGTGCGCTGTGGCCGAAGGCCATCAGGTGCTGTGTATTACCCATCTACCGCAAGTAGCAGCTTATGCCGATGTGCAGTACCGGGTGGAAAAACTGGTTGAGAACAATCAGACCTCAACGCGGCTGGTGTGTCTCAATGACGAGGAACGGGTTCAGGAACTCGCCCGTATGCTTGGCGGCGCTCAGCTCAGCAGCCAGACGGTCAGTCATGCGCGTGACTTGTTGCAGCGCAGTCGACGTCCGTCGTTGTTTTAATTGCTTTCTGAGTTATCAGGGAGCTGGGGCGTTCTGGACGAAAAAGGTACGAACGGTCCTTAAGGAGAGATCATGATCAGAAAAGCCTGCATCGCTGATGCCCCAATTATCCATAAACTGTTGGCTGAACATGCCGGCAAAGGAGCGATGTTGTCACGTTCCCTCGCTGAAATTTATCAGGCTATTCGCTCTTTTTACGTCTTGGAAGAGCAGGGGGAAGTTTTGGGGACGGTCAGTTTACAGGTCTGGTGGGCTGATCTTGCAGAAGTTCGTTCGCTGGTGGTTTCTGAACGTTTGTCTGGACGCGGCTGTGGCCGCCAGTTGGTTCAGGCGTGTATTGACGAAGCCTGTCAACTGGGGTTGAGCCGGTTGTTTGCTCTGACCTACCAAGAACAATTTTTTGCCCGGCTGGGCTTTAGTCTGATTGAAAAAAGTGAGTTGCCGCATAAAATTTGGGGCGATTGTATGAAATGCTCCAAGTTTCCTGACTGCGATGAGGTTGCCATGGCTATGAGGTTGCCACCGGCGTCTCATTGAAAAGAGTCCGCTGCGTTAAAAAAATGATGTTATTTCTCATTTAGGGACTGGTTGGCCTGCTAATGTTGTGATATTTTTTAATTCTTTAGAATAGACATATGACATGTAATGCACTTACTGATCAAAAGCCCGAGCCGAAGGAGAGTCGATCTTGGATTTAGAACAGATGACCATAGATTCCACGCGGGAAGTGTTTGAAACGATGATAATGCTCGAGGTGACTCCTCAGCCTGCAATGCCGGTATTGGTCAGCAACTTTACCGATTCGGTCTCTGGCATGGTTGGCCTGGCTGGGAGCTGCAAGGGGATGATCGCTATCCATGCTCCTGATGATGTGGCGATGGATATTACTACCCGTTTTCTTGGTCTCGATGTGGACGAAGTCAATGAGGATGTGACCGATGCGTTCGGTGAGTTGGCTAACATGCTGGCCGGAAACATTAAGATGGTTCTTGATGAATCGGGAAAAGACATCACCCTGTCGGTGCCTTCTTATGTGTTTGGTGCTGACTATCATGTTGAGTGTACGGCCGAAGCCGATTGGGTTATGGTTCCGTTTGAATCGGATTCCGGTGAATTTCTTGTCCAATTACAGATTGAAAAAAGCTGATTTACTCAGCTCTGCTGATGCATGAAAAACGCCCCGACGGCAGTCCGTCGGGGCGTTTTTTCGTCCTGAAATCGGTCGCTGTTTTACAACCGGACAATCTCCATATCTGGCAACTGTTCTTGTGCCTGACGCAGAATCTCATCGTTGG is from Desulfuromonas acetoxidans DSM 684 and encodes:
- the recN gene encoding DNA repair protein RecN, which codes for MLTDLSIKNLAVIEQLQVNFGPGFNVLSGETGAGKSIIIDAMGLLLGQRVRSDLVRTGEETANVEAVFSLQQQPGVRQLLQEMDFDDDDELVIRRSLSRQGKNRVYVNGAMATLAQLQQLTAPMLAIFGQHDQQQLQRVENHLRLLDGFGQCQELLGDYQHHYRQWLTLQKQLETLQQSERDRADRIDLLSFQHQEITAAALQSGEDEELAAERLRLQHAERLYAGCQQGYERLYADQGAVCEQLGSVNQVLEGLVEVEPKLLGPVEAMRDALFGLEDAAGQLRQLADDVVFDEQRQAEVEERLALITTLQRKYHAEIDGILAYADDIEQELEQLRNSAATMEQLEAQIGEVHSQMMTMGQKLTSLRQQAAQSLKQAMEEELAGLAMANACFEARLTTCEAGLLGLEKAEFYFSANPGQEPRPLSSTASGGELSRIMLALRKVAPRADSLTTMIFDEVDAGIGGVAASAVGERLCAVAEGHQVLCITHLPQVAAYADVQYRVEKLVENNQTSTRLVCLNDEERVQELARMLGGAQLSSQTVSHARDLLQRSRRPSLF
- a CDS encoding N-acetyltransferase; this encodes MIRKACIADAPIIHKLLAEHAGKGAMLSRSLAEIYQAIRSFYVLEEQGEVLGTVSLQVWWADLAEVRSLVVSERLSGRGCGRQLVQACIDEACQLGLSRLFALTYQEQFFARLGFSLIEKSELPHKIWGDCMKCSKFPDCDEVAMAMRLPPASH
- a CDS encoding chemotaxis protein CheX encodes the protein MDLEQMTIDSTREVFETMIMLEVTPQPAMPVLVSNFTDSVSGMVGLAGSCKGMIAIHAPDDVAMDITTRFLGLDVDEVNEDVTDAFGELANMLAGNIKMVLDESGKDITLSVPSYVFGADYHVECTAEADWVMVPFESDSGEFLVQLQIEKS